A window of the Streptomyces sp. NBC_01351 genome harbors these coding sequences:
- a CDS encoding diacylglycerol/lipid kinase family protein: protein MPLSKPADGPPRGARLSALLALVCALGAVVALLAAGGVGGLLILVVGVAGAALTAMGTWWVVSHRGTVRLIGTLLVVAAPVAILVIYARADLWPTAIAAIVLWAAAVWCARAALRAVRKPAGMKAVAGSLPRHPVLIMNPKSGGGKVGRFGLVEKAEALGARVVLLDTAVKTDVAAIARQAVADGADLLGVAGGDGTQALVAEVAAEHDLPFLVISAGTRNHLAMDLGLDRDDPSRCLDALSDGEELRIDLGVVGGHTFVNTASFGVYAEIVQRPEYRDAKADTALAALPDLLLGYAGRPLDVVSDETRLESQQALLVSNNPYASPDPTAVGTRRSRLDRGVLGVVGIRVNNAAQAADVALRGSRAAGLHVLTSRQVVIGADAESIPVGVDGEALTMPAPVTCSIRPGALRVLVPRLRPGAPQVSPPMQWRDVLALALNRPQPDPAADPPADRSGGGRAA, encoded by the coding sequence ATGCCGCTTTCGAAGCCCGCCGACGGACCTCCGCGCGGCGCCCGGCTGTCGGCCCTGCTGGCGTTGGTCTGCGCGCTGGGTGCGGTGGTGGCGTTGCTGGCCGCCGGCGGTGTCGGCGGGCTGCTCATCCTCGTGGTCGGGGTGGCCGGCGCGGCGCTCACCGCCATGGGCACCTGGTGGGTGGTGTCCCATCGCGGGACGGTCCGGCTGATCGGGACCCTGCTGGTGGTGGCCGCGCCGGTGGCCATCCTGGTCATCTACGCCCGGGCGGACCTGTGGCCCACGGCGATCGCCGCGATCGTGCTGTGGGCAGCCGCCGTGTGGTGCGCGCGGGCGGCGCTGCGCGCGGTGCGCAAACCCGCGGGCATGAAGGCGGTCGCGGGCTCCCTCCCCCGGCATCCGGTGCTGATCATGAACCCGAAGTCGGGCGGTGGGAAGGTCGGCCGGTTCGGCCTGGTCGAGAAAGCCGAGGCGCTGGGCGCCCGGGTCGTACTGCTCGATACGGCGGTCAAGACGGACGTCGCCGCCATCGCCCGCCAGGCGGTGGCCGACGGCGCGGACCTGCTCGGGGTGGCGGGCGGCGACGGCACCCAGGCCCTGGTGGCCGAGGTGGCCGCCGAGCACGACCTGCCGTTCCTGGTGATCTCCGCGGGCACCAGGAACCACCTCGCCATGGACCTCGGCCTGGACCGCGACGACCCGTCCCGGTGCCTGGACGCGCTGAGCGACGGGGAGGAACTCCGGATCGACCTGGGCGTCGTGGGCGGCCACACCTTCGTCAACACGGCCTCGTTCGGCGTCTACGCGGAGATCGTGCAGCGCCCCGAATACCGGGACGCCAAGGCGGACACGGCACTGGCCGCACTGCCCGACCTGCTGCTCGGGTACGCCGGCCGCCCCCTGGACGTGGTGAGTGACGAGACGCGTCTGGAGTCCCAGCAGGCGCTGCTGGTCAGCAACAATCCCTATGCGTCCCCCGATCCGACGGCCGTGGGCACCCGCAGGTCCCGGCTCGACCGCGGAGTGCTGGGTGTCGTCGGGATCCGGGTCAACAACGCGGCCCAGGCGGCCGACGTCGCGCTGCGGGGTTCGAGGGCGGCGGGCCTCCACGTACTGACCTCCCGCCAGGTCGTCATCGGAGCGGATGCTGAGAGCATCCCGGTCGGCGTGGACGGAGAGGCCCTGACCATGCCCGCACCCGTCACCTGCTCCATCCGCCCGGGCGCCCTGCGCGTACTGGTGCCGCGGCTTCGCCCGGGGGCCCCGCAGGTCAGTCCGCCCATGCAGTGGCGTGACGTCCTCGCACTGGCCCTCAACCGGCCGCAGCCGGACCCGGCGGCGGACCCGCCGGCGGACCGGTCCGGCGGGGGGCGTGCCGCGTGA
- a CDS encoding amphi-Trp domain-containing protein — MKDLKFEQKRSFSRLEAADQLSALAEARHGGNAEPELGPGTMSLRVPDELRTEIEVEVGDGEIEMEIELKRPITKSGAES, encoded by the coding sequence GTGAAGGACCTCAAGTTTGAGCAGAAGCGTTCCTTTTCACGCCTTGAGGCCGCCGATCAGCTCTCGGCCCTCGCGGAGGCGAGGCACGGCGGCAACGCAGAACCGGAACTCGGCCCCGGGACGATGAGCCTGCGGGTCCCCGACGAGCTCCGCACCGAGATCGAGGTCGAAGTGGGCGACGGGGAGATCGAGATGGAGATCGAACTCAAGCGGCCCATCACGAAGTCCGGGGCCGAGTCATAG
- a CDS encoding aminotransferase-like domain-containing protein, with protein sequence MRAPDSRGATVPAAAAASAVAPPSFATRATSVEGSPVREILALTERPGVISFAGGLPAPELFDAEGLRAAYDTAFADSARRALQYSTTEGAPELREAVAARATARGLATGADDVLVTSGSQQALTLVAGTLIEPGDVVLVENPTYLAALQCFGLAGARVVPVPCDTEGIIPEALADLVVRERPKLLYTIPTFQNPTGRTLPAARRAAVAEIAARLGLWLVEDDPYGDLRYEGADIPWLAAHPGAEDRTALLGSFSKVMAPGLRLGWLRAPAALRRAAVVAKQAADLHTSTVDQLAAAHYLAAVDLDAHIATVRTSYRERRDALQTALSRTFPADCDWNLPAGGMFVWARLPEDHDATALLRTAVAHGVAFVPGAPFYTGTPDPRTLRLSFTTHTPPEIAEGVTRLGTALAEYGAKDLSAEARP encoded by the coding sequence ATGCGCGCACCCGACTCCCGAGGAGCCACCGTGCCTGCTGCCGCAGCCGCTTCCGCCGTCGCACCGCCCTCGTTCGCCACCCGCGCCACCTCCGTGGAAGGTTCCCCCGTACGCGAGATACTCGCGCTCACCGAACGCCCCGGCGTGATCTCCTTCGCCGGGGGCCTCCCCGCACCCGAACTCTTCGACGCCGAGGGCCTGCGGGCCGCCTACGACACCGCCTTCGCGGACTCGGCACGGCGCGCGCTCCAGTACTCCACCACCGAAGGCGCCCCGGAACTCCGCGAGGCCGTCGCCGCCCGGGCCACCGCGCGCGGGCTCGCCACCGGCGCGGACGACGTACTCGTCACCTCGGGCTCCCAGCAGGCCCTCACCCTCGTCGCCGGCACCCTGATCGAGCCCGGGGACGTGGTGCTGGTCGAGAACCCCACCTATCTGGCGGCGCTGCAGTGCTTCGGACTGGCGGGGGCGCGGGTGGTGCCCGTGCCCTGCGACACGGAGGGCATCATCCCGGAGGCGCTCGCGGACCTCGTCGTGCGGGAGCGCCCGAAGCTGCTCTACACCATCCCCACCTTCCAGAACCCGACCGGCCGCACCCTGCCGGCCGCCCGCCGCGCGGCGGTGGCCGAGATCGCCGCGCGCCTCGGGCTGTGGCTGGTGGAGGACGATCCGTACGGCGACCTGCGCTACGAGGGCGCCGACATCCCCTGGCTGGCCGCGCACCCGGGCGCGGAGGACCGTACGGCGCTGCTCGGCAGCTTCTCGAAGGTCATGGCGCCGGGCCTGCGGCTGGGCTGGCTCCGGGCTCCGGCGGCGCTGCGCCGGGCCGCGGTGGTCGCGAAGCAGGCGGCGGACCTCCACACGTCCACGGTGGACCAGCTGGCCGCCGCCCACTACCTCGCCGCGGTGGACCTGGACGCCCACATAGCCACGGTCCGCACGTCGTACCGCGAGCGCCGCGACGCCCTGCAGACGGCCCTGAGCCGGACGTTCCCGGCGGACTGCGACTGGAACCTGCCCGCGGGCGGCATGTTCGTCTGGGCCCGCCTCCCCGAGGACCACGACGCGACGGCCCTCCTCAGGACGGCCGTGGCCCACGGCGTCGCCTTCGTCCCCGGAGCCCCCTTCTACACGGGCACCCCGGACCCCCGCACGCTGCGCCTGTCGTTCACGACGCACACCCCGCCCGAAATCGCCGAGGGCGTCACCCGCCTGGGCACGGCGCTGGCGGAGTACGGGGCAAAGGACCTCAGTGCTGAAGCGCGACCTTGA
- a CDS encoding DUF397 domain-containing protein — MAIRQGATENWTKSSYSGGNGACVEVKSPVMEAIAVRDSKVQDGPSLTFAPGSWTSFVADVTEGRMGRLA, encoded by the coding sequence ATGGCTATTCGTCAGGGCGCCACGGAAAACTGGACCAAGTCCTCCTACTCCGGCGGAAACGGCGCCTGCGTCGAGGTCAAGTCCCCCGTCATGGAGGCCATCGCGGTCCGTGACTCGAAGGTGCAGGACGGCCCGTCCCTCACCTTCGCGCCCGGCTCCTGGACCTCGTTCGTCGCCGATGTCACCGAGGGCCGGATGGGGCGCCTCGCCTGA
- a CDS encoding helix-turn-helix domain-containing protein, which yields MASNVNPTVRRRRLGMELRKLREDKGMTAEQVAERLLVSQSKISRLENGRRSISQRDVRDLCDVYEVEDRRLVDSLMQMAKDSRQQGWWHAFGDIPYSVYIGLETDAASLRTYEPQMVPGLLQTPEYAQALIRGALPETAPLDVEKRVQVRMHRQKRLSETDNNNPDVGPLRLWAVIDEAALRRHVGDAQLMIQQLQYLIEQSEQPYITVQVMPFSMGAHPGMNGQYAILEFPDASDSTVVYIEGVTSDLYLEKANDVQKYSVMYEHLRAQALNAEQTRQFIGEIIEHYAGKGK from the coding sequence GTGGCGTCCAATGTCAATCCCACCGTCCGACGCCGCCGACTGGGCATGGAGTTGCGCAAGCTCCGTGAGGACAAGGGCATGACGGCCGAGCAGGTCGCCGAGCGCCTTCTCGTCTCCCAGTCCAAGATCAGCCGGCTGGAGAACGGCCGCCGTTCCATCAGCCAGCGCGACGTCCGCGACCTGTGCGACGTGTACGAGGTCGAGGACCGCCGGCTCGTCGACTCCCTCATGCAGATGGCGAAGGACTCCCGCCAGCAGGGCTGGTGGCACGCCTTCGGCGACATCCCGTACAGCGTCTACATCGGCCTGGAGACGGACGCCGCCAGCCTGCGCACGTACGAGCCCCAGATGGTCCCGGGCCTGCTCCAGACCCCGGAGTACGCCCAGGCCCTCATCCGCGGTGCGCTGCCCGAGACGGCCCCGCTCGACGTGGAGAAGCGCGTCCAGGTCCGGATGCACCGCCAGAAGCGGCTCTCCGAGACGGACAACAACAACCCGGACGTGGGACCGCTGCGGCTGTGGGCCGTCATCGACGAGGCGGCGCTGCGCCGCCACGTGGGGGACGCGCAGCTGATGATCCAGCAGCTCCAGTACTTGATAGAGCAGTCCGAGCAGCCGTACATCACGGTGCAGGTGATGCCCTTCTCGATGGGCGCGCACCCGGGCATGAACGGCCAGTACGCCATTCTGGAATTCCCGGACGCCTCGGACTCGACCGTGGTCTACATCGAGGGCGTCACGAGCGATTTGTACCTGGAGAAGGCCAACGACGTTCAGAAGTACAGCGTGATGTACGAGCACCTGCGCGCCCAGGCCCTCAACGCCGAGCAGACGCGGCAGTTCATCGGCGAGATCATCGAGCACTATGCGGGCAAGGGGAAGTAA
- a CDS encoding GOLPH3/VPS74 family protein: MGRSRRTIPEELLLLALDPTTGTTAQPQSLDLGLAGAQLVELALAGRIAPDGDRIAVVMPRPTGDPTLDSALELLRRRGSPVRAVHWIGGPRLGLRQIYLAHLERCGMVHAVAGQMCGVLPTVRYQATDTAISREIRARLDTAIRTGVPPDPRTAALAALAHAVGLGKHLYPGNEGRSSRSRLRDLIRHDPMGGLVAHAVMDVQNGVAAQPRRDRAPAQPPARATASSVPLQPRRTGAMARAAAH, encoded by the coding sequence ATGGGCAGGAGCCGCAGAACAATTCCGGAGGAGCTTCTGCTGCTCGCCTTGGACCCGACCACGGGCACCACGGCGCAGCCGCAGTCGCTCGACCTCGGCCTGGCCGGGGCACAGCTAGTGGAGCTGGCTCTGGCAGGACGGATAGCCCCTGACGGGGATCGTATCGCCGTGGTGATGCCACGGCCGACAGGAGATCCGACTCTGGACTCCGCACTGGAACTGCTGCGCAGGCGCGGCAGCCCGGTACGGGCCGTCCACTGGATCGGTGGACCCCGGCTGGGGCTCCGCCAGATTTACCTGGCGCACCTGGAGCGCTGCGGCATGGTTCATGCCGTCGCGGGACAGATGTGCGGGGTGTTGCCGACCGTTCGCTACCAGGCGACCGACACGGCGATCAGCCGGGAGATCCGTGCCCGGCTGGACACGGCGATCCGCACCGGTGTACCACCGGACCCGCGGACCGCGGCGCTCGCCGCACTGGCCCACGCGGTCGGACTCGGCAAGCACCTGTACCCCGGCAACGAGGGGCGGTCGTCCAGGTCCCGGCTGCGGGACCTGATCCGGCACGACCCGATGGGCGGACTGGTGGCGCACGCCGTCATGGACGTCCAGAACGGTGTGGCGGCACAGCCGCGCCGCGACCGCGCACCGGCCCAGCCGCCCGCCCGGGCCACGGCGAGCAGCGTTCCGCTGCAGCCGCGCCGGACGGGTGCGATGGCCCGCGCGGCCGCGCACTGA